The genomic stretch AATTAATTGGTCCGGGCTGTGAGATATCTTAGGATACTCAAGCTCAGCTGTCATAACtgcgaactcacagagttccgcctgcctctgcttccccgagggctgggattaaaggcgtgcgccaccaccacccggctcccaaCTACTGTTTTTAAAGTCCTGTACAGGTAATGGTCCACACCTGCAATTCCTGCTTTCttaaggcagaagcaagaggacccCACAAATTCGAGGCCAAATTAGACTACATAGCAAGGACACCAGGCCAGTTACAGCTACACAGTGAAGCCCTCTTTCAGCAAACAGTATAAAGGCCAAATTGTGGGATGCCCGTGAAAGAAATTCCTCACCAATAATAAACTTTTCCAGCATTTCCTGGGCCATGGAATAGTGGGGACATACTTGTAATGACAGTAAtccagagatagaggcaggaggattaggggTGCAAGGCTAGCTtctgctacatagcaagttccaatgTAGCCAGGGTTGCAAGAAACCCtgtttgaaaacaacaacaacaacaacccccccccccaaaagccaaGCTATGTGGGTTTGCAAAcccaacactgaggaggcagcAACAgacggatctgtgtgagttcaatgccagcctgatctacatagtgagttccaggtcagggaaagctacacagtaagaccttgtctcaaaaaacaccccccctccaaaaaaaaaacccaaatcaaaaacGTCCTTCTTCTCAGAAAGGTGAAGAAAGCTTTCAGGATGACACAGCCAGCACAGTCCCTGCTGCCATGTGTGAGCACCTGACTTCCATCCCTGGGACTCGTGGTGGAAGGAAAAGGTGACACCCAACATCTGTCATCTTCACTCATGGACACACACGTAACACATTTCTGCACACATAAGAAATAGATACAGCTATTTTATGAAAGTCAACTGCTAAAGCATCTATTTAGCACATGTAAGCACCTAGCAGGAACAAAGCCCGAGTTTAACCCCAGTGTTTCCAAAAACCAAATAGTCTCTGGGCTGAGTCTATAGGTCAATAGTTTAGCACCTGCCTAGCATACACAGGTATAAGAAGCTCTAGGTttacaacacacacgcacacatccatgtctgtgtgctctctctctgatTTCTCTCAATAAAAGCAAGTAAGTAGAACTTCAGGAAAGGACgtgaggtagaggtaggtggatcagtagttcaaggccattctctgcAGTGTAGTGACTacgcagcctggactacaggagactctatctaaaaaacaaaaccaaaccataaAAGGGGCAGGCAGGAGGACGTAGGCACTTGGTATTCCATACTCCATGGACTCCtatatcaaaacagaaaataccTAACTCAAAGGATCTCTGACATCACAGATTCTAAGATTTAAATTTTCACACACAAAGCTAAGTGCTAAGAGGCTTAGACAGTTCCTATACAGAAATCTCTACACTGAGGGCTCATAATTCTCATAATTTAAGAGACCTCAGGAGTTAAAGAGCTTGAGATACATGGAATAAATAAgttacttttggttttgttgagcTAAattctcactacgtagcccaaattggccttgaaatcctgtctcagtgCTCCCAATACTGGGGATAGTGAAGGGTGTCACCACACCCCACTCAAGAGTCTACTTtattgctggacagtggtggtgcacacctttaatcccagtgcttgggaggcgtgcggatctctctgagtgcaaggccagtctggtctacagagctagttccaggacagccttggttacacagagaaatcttgtctagaaaaaataaataaataaacaaaaagaccgaacggataaaacaaaacaaacaaaagactaaaCTGCAGTCTATGAGCCTATGAGGTGAACCTGATGCAGATCTATAATCCTTGTTAAATTAGGAAGTAGAAATTTAAAGATccaaaccaggtgtggtagtgctCACACCTTTATCCCTACAGGAGGCACCTGAggaaggctgatctctgagttcaaagccagcccgctctacacagtgagttctaggccacccaggctacatagtgagaccctgcctcaaaaaaaaaaaaaattctggggaTCTGATGAGAACTTGCCTAGTATGTGTGAGGCCTTAGGTTCATTCTCCAGAACCACAACAAATAGGGGAAGTGTGAAGTCAGCGGGAAAGATGCCTCAGCGGGTAGAGGTGCCAGCTGCcagagcctggcaacctgagttcagttcctggaaagcacaccaaggtggaaagagagaactgacttgaaTGTTGTCCTCTGATGGCCACAGGCGTACTGaggcacacatgcacccacacacgtggtaattttaaacaatttttttaaagatttatttatttattatgtatacaatggtctgcctgcatgtatccctgcagacagaagttggcaccagatcttattaccagtggttgtgagccacatacggttgctgggaattgaactcaggacctctggaagagcagtcaatgctcttaaccactgaaccactgagccatctctccagccccaattttaaacaattttaagcattttctcttttcttttctttttttttttttttttttttttgtttgtttttttgagacaggatttctctgtagctttggagcctgacctggaactagctcttgtagaccaggctggcctcaaaatcacagagatctgcctacctctgcctcctgtgtgctgggattaaaggcgtgcaccaccaccgcctggctaattttaagcattttaaaaaatgtttatgtacgttttctttcttctctctctctctctctctctctctctctctctctctctctctctctctctttctttctttctttcatgcctgtgtgaggatgtcagatcccctggagctggagttacagtcagttgtgagctgccatgtaggtgctggggattgaacccaggtcctctgggagagtagtgctcttaaccactgagccatcttcccaccaatttttttttttttttttttttttttggtttttcgagacagggtttctctgtggttttggagcctgtcctggaactagctcttgtagaccaggctggtctcgaactcacagagatccgcctacctctgcctcccgagtgctgggattaaaggcgtgcgccaccaccgcccggcttccccaccaattttttaaaaagtagaatctGAAGGCAAGTTGTTGGCACCGTAGTTCTAGTGGTCTGTGTTAAACTACTTATCTCCGCCCCAGGCTCCCAGCTGTCACATGCAGTATGTAGTATAACACTTAACGCATAGAATTTCTTGTGAGACTTAGGTTAATGCACATAAAGTGCTTAGAGCAAGTGCACAGCAGAACGTGAGGGCCGGCTGCACGTTAGTCATCATTATTACCCACCTGGGGGACCTTCAGCTGGACTCGGAGGCTGAGCATCCAGCTGGAAAGGCCTGTCTAGGAGTGTCTTCTGAATGTGATTTGCATAACGGTTGAGGGCCAGCTGACGTCAAGAGCTTCTTGAAGTCCTACGTGAGCCGTAGCCTTGGAAATGGTCCCAGCTGTGAGACAGCCCCACAGTCTCCCCACGGACCCTGCTTCCTACTCCACTGCGAAAGCAGCAGGAAGTGAAACAGCCCTGGGCCTACAGCTCGCCCCGTCCAGCTCATCCCGCCTCCCTTTCCTTATCTTTCCTTCACCTTTCAGCTCCTTTTAGGACTCTCGGGACATGGACCAGAGGTAGCAAAAGTAGCAGAGACACTACACAAAGTGGGGTGGACTCCCCAGACAGCCTCTCAATTCCCTTATTCCATTTCTACCCATCCTACGTAAACGAACCATCTCTCCCCCAAAGTGAGTCAAACCTACAGTGCTGGCAATGTCTCATCTAAAGGTAGGCATACCTGCCACAGCATCCTAATGACACGTGAGCCAGACGTTTCACTGTGGTTCAGAACAGTCCCAAAGGGTTCTTGCTTCCACACGCCTTGCTAAAATCGGAAGGATACAGAGATTGGCATCCCTGTGCAAGGATGACATACCAATCcataaagcattttatattttaaaaatagactctgaagccgggcggtggtggcgcatgcctttaatcccagcatttaggaggcagagacaggcggatctctgtgagttcaaggccagcctggtctacaagagctagttccaggacaggctccaaagccacagagaaaccctgtctcgaaaaacaaaaaacaactacaacaaaaaaatagactctgggtggtggcacacacctttaattccaacactcgggagggggaggcaggcagatctctgagtttgaggccagcgtggtctacagagtgattgccaggacagccagggctacacagagtttctatgtgtcaaacaaacaaaaacaaagtcctaAGGGAAGGGAGACCCCTATTGAgaacatgtctctcagaggtaCAGTTAACTTTGAGAGCCTTCCATGTGGTCGTCTACAGTCTCATTCTGACGTCCAAATTGTCCTAGGTCCCTCCGTGGGGCTGGGGCAATTCCAGCTCTAGACCACCCTCCCCTCCCACGTCCAACCTCACGCTGTCAGTTGCTTCCCTGGTTTTGCGTCATGGGCGGTGATGAAATCAGTCATCAGTGGATTTTACCCGTGGATGCAATAGGCTGCAAGCCCAGCATGGATCACTGCACTGCACCTTCAGCTGCTCAGAACTTGTAGCGATACTGTTCCAGCCATGGGGTAggacggggtgggggtggaacgTCGAAGTTGCATTTCCAGTCCTTGTTTCCGCTGGTTCCCTGAAAACTCATTGCCTCAATCCCACAGAACTGAGGACAACCTTAGGCTAAGTGGAATGAGAAGTCAAGCGGTTCTTAGCTGCATTATCACCCCAAAGTACCCTTCCCACTGTGAGGGCTGGCACAGTAATGTCTTACCCTGCCCTGAAAGGGCATCTCAGGTCACAAAGTTCTTTCACGGTTACTGTTGCCTCCAAAAGCAGGACCACCCAGTGAAAAGAACACCCTTTCCCACGGTGGAAAAGAAGGGCTTTGTTCTCACGTAGATGGTATCATACAGGAACCAAAGTTCATTTCAAACTGAGCTCACCATGGGATTTGGCGAGGAACAAATGCTGCTTTGGTTTTTCCTCGGGCAAGAGGAAGTGAGGAAATCAGAGTGGGATGAGGTAAGAATAATGCCTTGAGAGGCAAAAATATCAGACGGATTGCACGGGAAGGAACTGGAGATGGCATGAATTGAAATATTCGTTCCTTCGCCGCCCCGGCTGCAGCCATCTCTGTTCCTGGAGAGTGTGACACACGTCCCATCCTCAGCCTCTGGCCACAGCGACCTCACCGCTCATTTCCCCTGGAACCGAGGAGGCATACCTGGGCTCTCCACAGAGGGAGATGATGCAGGGAGGGGAATCCCACCTGCTCTGAGTCACCTGCTAGTGTAAAGGGCGGGTCTTACAGCTCAGGGACCTTAAAAAGAGACTGCGAGACaaagggaagaaaacaggaagcatCTTAGAAACCGGACTACAAGAGTCAGAACAAAAGGAGGCGGGTGGAGAGTCCACCAGGCCTGCTGCAGGTCACAGAGCCAGCCGGATTTGAGAAGCGGACAACACGATGCTGGGTTGTAGAGGCATGCTactgctgtggctgctgccctGGGCGGCTCACGGCCGGACGGTGCCTAGCAGCAGCAGCCCTGACTGGGCGCAGTGCCAGCAGCTCTCTCAGAATCTCTGCACACTGGCCTGGAGTGCACATCCCCGAAAGGGACCTATGGTAAGTGTGAGCTCCTGGAGCCATGCAGAAACCTTTGCAAGCCCTCGAAGTGTGAAGTGTGATGTAAGCTGGGGCCCTGGGTGGACTCTGGAGGGCTGAAGGTCATCACAGAATGAGGGAGGACAGAAGATGAACTTTGGGGAGAGCCTAAGAGTCCATTGGAATGCAAAAGTACTtgtgttgccaggcagtggtggagcacacacctttaatctcagcactcaggaggcagaggcaggcagatctctgtgagttcgaggccagcctggtctacagagtgagttcaagggcaggctccaaaactgcacagaaaccctgtctcaaaaaagcaaaacaacaacaacaacaaaaccttatCTCATCCTCCCTTGGCCCCATTCCAGGATCTGCTAAGGGAAGAAGGAGGTGAAGAGGCTAGAAATGACGTCCCGCACATCCAGTGTGGGGATGGCTGTGATCCCCAAGGACTCAAGGACAACAGCCAGGTACCATCCAGATAATGTTAGTACATCTAGGGCAGGGGAGGAATGAGCTGGCATCATATCGACCCCTTGCTAGGTCTGAGATGGTAAAGAACTGCCGTGGGCTTGAAGCCGGCCTGAGCTACCTGGCGTAGGTCTAAGGCCacagcctgagctagtgggatgCTGTctaaagaagagggagaaaagaaggcagggcACTGGAAAAGAGTATCCATATGTTTTCattgcttccttctttccctaGTTCTGCCTGCAAAGAATCCACCAAGGTCTGGTTTTTTATAAGCAGCTGCTGGACTCAGACATCTTCACAGGGGAGCCTTCTCCACTCCCTGATGTGAGCCAGCTTCATACCTCTCTACTGGGCCTCAGCCAGCTCCTCCAGGTATGAACCCGGGGTCTGGAGGATGGGACTAGCCAGTGTCCGAGACGGAAGCTGGGAGCTTAGTATTAGAACCCGTTCTGACTGTGTCTTGTGTCCTTTCAGCCAGAGAATCAGCACTGGGAGACCCCACAGAGGCCTAGCCTGAGTCCCAGCCAGCAGTGGCAGCGTCCCCTTCTCCGCTCCAAAATCCTCCGAAGCTTCCAGGCCTTTGTGGCAACAGCTGCCCGGGTCTTTGCCCATGGGGCAGCCACCCTAACTGAACCCTTAATGCCAACAGCTTGAGTATGGCACCCAGGTTCCCAGCAATGATAGGATCAATCTACCAACCCAGGCATCTATAAGCCAACAAGCTAATTGACCCATTGGtacttttggttgttgttttgttttgtctgaaggGCAAGGGCAGCTttactggggtggggggggcggggatcaGAGCAGGTAGCTCCCTAGAGGATGGAGATGAGGAATAAAGTCATGGCCTTTGCCATGGAAGCTGGCAAGCAACCGGATGGTGGAAGGGGCGGGAGCACGTCAGGGAAGCAATGAGAAAGGCCAGAGCACCAGAAAAAGTGAGCCCAAGCAAGCTCGGTGCCTGCCTGCCTAGTCCCTGAGGACAAACGGCCAACGTGGACCGACTGTGACTTCACCTGGGACAAAGCTGCATATTTATTAACCCGGAAGGGAGATTTGGGTATTTATCCTTGTAACAGAAGTTTACaggattattatttattatatttataaggAATTATGTATTTTTCCAATAAAGACTTATTTATGTGTCTAATAACTCTCTGAGTCtaatttcctttcattctttctttcttgctttcttgcttttcgagacaggggttttctgtgtaatagccctggctgtcctggaactcactctgtagaccaggctagcctcgaatttacagagatctgcctgcctctgcttcaaccgtgctgggattaaaggcgtgcgccatcacagCCCAGCTTTCttgactctactttctttttttttttttaaatatttatttattatttatacaatattctgtctgtgtatatgtctgcaggccagaagagggcaccagacctcattacacatggttgtgagccatcacgtggttgctgggaattgaactcaggatctttggaagagcaggcaatgctcttaaccactgtgccatctctccagccctctactttctttt from Chionomys nivalis chromosome 25, mChiNiv1.1, whole genome shotgun sequence encodes the following:
- the Il23a gene encoding interleukin-23 subunit alpha, with protein sequence MLGCRGMLLLWLLPWAAHGRTVPSSSSPDWAQCQQLSQNLCTLAWSAHPRKGPMDLLREEGGEEARNDVPHIQCGDGCDPQGLKDNSQFCLQRIHQGLVFYKQLLDSDIFTGEPSPLPDVSQLHTSLLGLSQLLQPENQHWETPQRPSLSPSQQWQRPLLRSKILRSFQAFVATAARVFAHGAATLTEPLMPTA